Proteins encoded by one window of Lathyrus oleraceus cultivar Zhongwan6 chromosome 1, CAAS_Psat_ZW6_1.0, whole genome shotgun sequence:
- the LOC127103294 gene encoding extensin-like — MYYLDDLRKQGVEFSYFSLDWLPKFPPDFMKRPRGKRAKLGESSGSRPPVPLAGSSSKSVPLPPSIKVKPISSSIPQPSPIYTNSETPPSTTRPSNQPSQKFNLATTSLPISEVEIPNETTSPSSSSSPKSPPYYTLSSDTELSDPHSPTLA, encoded by the coding sequence ATGTACTACTTAGATGATCTGCGCAAACAAGGAGTAGAGTTCTCATACTTCTCCTTAGACTGGCTGCCAAAATTTCCTCCAGATTTCATGAAGAGGCCACGGGGGAAGAGAGCAAAGTTGGGAGAATCTtctggatcaagacctccagtACCTCTAGCTGGATCCTCTAGTAAGTCTGTTCCTCTCCCTCCTTCCATAAAAGTTAAACCTATTTCTTCCTCAATCCCTCAACCTTCGCCCATATACACTAACTCagaaactcctccctcaaccaccagaccATCTAACCAACCCTCTCAAAAATTCAACCTGGCCACCACATCTCTACCTATTTCAGAAGTAGAAATTCCAAACGAAACAACCTCACCCTCCTCATCTTCATCTCCAAAATCACCACCCTACTACACACTTTCATCAGATACTGAACTATCTGACCCTCACTCCCCAACTCTGGCTTAG